GCTCCGCATCTGGCGGCAGCGACCCTGCTCCCGCTCATGCTCGCCGGCTGCCTCGTCGGCCCCGATTACACCCGCCCCACCGTCGAGACGCCCCCCGCCTTCAAGGAGGGCGGCGCCCGGCCGATGCCGCCGCGCAACTGGCGGCCGGTGCGGCCCCTCGACGAGGCCGAGCGCGGCGACTGGTGGCGGGTCTTCCGCGATTCCACCCTCGACCGGCTGATCCGCCTGATCGACGTCGACAACCAGAACCTGCGCGCCCAGGTCGCCGCCTACCGGCAGGCCCGCGCCCTGGTGCAGGAGGCCCGCGCCCAGCTGTTCCCGACCGTGCTCGGCGCCCCCTCGATCAGCCGCGCCAGCACCGGCGGGATCGAGCGCACCACCGTGACGCTGCAGGGCTCGGCGACCTGGGAGCCCGACCTGTTCGGCCGCATCCGCCGCACGATCGAGAGCGACGTCGCCGCGGCCCAGGCCAGCGCCGCCGACATCGCCTCGGTGCGCCTCGCGCTCCAGACCCAACTCGCCACGGCGTACTACCAGCTGCGCTACCAGGAATCGCTCCAGAGCCTCTTGGAGCGCACCGTGCGGGCCTACCAGCGCTCGCTCGAGATCACCCAGAACCAGTACAATGCCGGCGTCGCCGCCCGCTCCGACGTCATCACCGCCCAGACCCAGCTCCAGACCACCCAGGCCAGCGCCATCGCGGTCGGGCTGCAGCGGGCGAACCTCGAACACGCCATCGCGACGCTGATCGGCCGCCCGCCCTCCGAGGTGTCGCTGGTCCGCGGCAGCCTGCCGGCGAGCCCGCCCGCCGTGCCGGTCAAGCTGCCCTCCGACCTGCTGGAACGCCGGCCCGACATCGCGCTCGCCGAGCGCACCGTGCAATCCCAGAGCGCCCAGATCGGCGTCGCGGTGGCGGCGTTCTACCCGACCGTCACCCTGTCGGCGAGCGGCGGGATCGCGGGCGATCCGGCCCGCACCTTCTTCTCGGCCGCCAACACCTTCTGGTCGGTGGCGGCCTCGGGGTCTCAGGTGCTGTTCGACGGCGGCGCCCGCACCGCCGCCCTCCAGGCCGTCGAGGCGGCCTATGACGGGGCCGTCGCCAATTACCGCCAGACCGTGCTCACCGCCTTCCAGCAGGTCGAGAACGGCTTGGCCGGCCAGCGCATCCTCGCCCGCCAGCAGGGCGCGCAGGAGCTGGCGGTGCAATCCTCGCGCCGGGCGGTCGAGATCGCGCTCAACGAGTACCGCGCCGGCACCCAGAACTACACCACCGTCGTCACCGCCCAGGCGCTGGAACTGAACAACGAAGTCACGGCGCTCCAGGTCCGGCTCAACCGCTTCACCAACGCGGTGTCGCTGATCGGCGCGATCGGCGGCGGCTGGGACACCAGCAGCCTGCCGAGCGGCGAGGCCTTGAAGCAGTTCACGCCGCTGCCGATCGACCGCGGCCAGGCGCCGCGGGTGGACGAGTGAGGCGGTGTCCGCCCGATCTGTGTCGAGATCAATAAAGCTCGGGTTCTCTCCTCTCCCCGCGGGCGGGGAGAGGCCTTCGCCCCCCTCGTCGGGGGTGAAGGAAGCCCGAAGGGCGAGGGTGAGGGGGTGTTGCCGGAGGAGCCTCATCCTGAGACACCCCCTCACCCTCGCTTCGGCTGCGCCTCCGCTCACTTCATCGACGACAAGGTCGATGAAGTCCTCTCCCCGCCCGCGGGGAGAGGGGTTTCCGGCGATTTACCTTTTCCGGACCGCTCCACCGCCCCGGTTCCCGCCCGCCCGCCAATGCCCTACACCGGTCCACCGGCGCGCCGCCGCCCGACCCATGAGCCGATGACCGACCCGCTCCTCTCCGTCCAGGACCTCTCCGTCGCCTTCCGCCAGGGCGGGCGCGAGACCCGTGCCGTCGATCGCGTCTCCTTCGCCATCGCGCCGGGGGAGACCGTGGCCCTCGTCGGCGAATCGGGCTCCGGCAAGTCGGTGACCGCGCTCTCGATCCTGCGCCTCGTCGATGGCGCCGTGCCGGAGGGCCATATCCGGTTCAAGGGCCGCGACCTGCTGACCCTCTCCGAGCCCGAGATGCGCGGGATCCGCGGCGCCGACATCACCATGGTGT
This sequence is a window from Methylobacterium sp. SyP6R. Protein-coding genes within it:
- a CDS encoding efflux transporter outer membrane subunit, translated to MLAGCLVGPDYTRPTVETPPAFKEGGARPMPPRNWRPVRPLDEAERGDWWRVFRDSTLDRLIRLIDVDNQNLRAQVAAYRQARALVQEARAQLFPTVLGAPSISRASTGGIERTTVTLQGSATWEPDLFGRIRRTIESDVAAAQASAADIASVRLALQTQLATAYYQLRYQESLQSLLERTVRAYQRSLEITQNQYNAGVAARSDVITAQTQLQTTQASAIAVGLQRANLEHAIATLIGRPPSEVSLVRGSLPASPPAVPVKLPSDLLERRPDIALAERTVQSQSAQIGVAVAAFYPTVTLSASGGIAGDPARTFFSAANTFWSVAASGSQVLFDGGARTAALQAVEAAYDGAVANYRQTVLTAFQQVENGLAGQRILARQQGAQELAVQSSRRAVEIALNEYRAGTQNYTTVVTAQALELNNEVTALQVRLNRFTNAVSLIGAIGGGWDTSSLPSGEALKQFTPLPIDRGQAPRVDE